Proteins from one Mesotoga infera genomic window:
- a CDS encoding ABC transporter ATP-binding protein has protein sequence MVDPIQIRDLHFSYGKEEVLSGIDLELRHGEVLG, from the coding sequence ATGGTTGATCCAATACAGATAAGAGATCTGCATTTCAGTTATGGAAAGGAAGAGGTTCTGAGTGGAATCGATCTGGAACTCAGGCACGGTGAAGTGCTTGGAAT